The Bacteroidia bacterium genome includes a window with the following:
- a CDS encoding DUF86 domain-containing protein, with protein MKKSQSPLERIRHIQDECQFLVTHTNSKALVDLESDPVLSRAVIRSLEIIGEAVKNLPDEIKNKYPAIEWKSISRMRDRLIHHYDGVDMVIVNDAIHTEIPQLYKAIQELLQS; from the coding sequence GAACGCATTCGCCATATTCAGGATGAGTGTCAGTTTTTAGTAACGCACACTAATTCAAAAGCGTTAGTCGATTTAGAAAGTGATCCGGTATTAAGCCGGGCAGTTATTCGAAGTCTAGAAATAATTGGTGAAGCTGTTAAGAATTTGCCTGACGAAATCAAGAATAAATATCCTGCAATAGAATGGAAAAGTATTTCTCGCATGAGAGATCGGCTTATTCATCATTACGACGGAGTGGATATGGTAATTGTTAATGACGCTATACATACGGAAATTCCTCAACTTTATAAAGCAATTCAAGAGTTGCTCCAAAGTTAA
- a CDS encoding DNA lyase: MRLWSLHPENLDVRGLVALWREALRAKHVLEGKTNGYRHHPQLTRFWESGRPLDCINQYLLAVYAEATKRGYRFDRKKIGRIGNPAALPVTRGQMRFETEHLLGKLRVRCREKFQDVKKRKRIRPHPIFVITGGDLEKWERATLQRVQVGRKRK, encoded by the coding sequence ATGAGACTATGGTCCTTACATCCGGAAAATTTGGACGTGCGTGGTCTGGTGGCGTTGTGGCGGGAAGCACTCCGTGCGAAGCATGTGCTGGAGGGTAAGACCAATGGCTATCGTCATCATCCCCAGTTAACACGTTTCTGGGAGTCAGGCAGGCCTCTGGATTGCATCAATCAATATCTGCTGGCAGTTTACGCCGAAGCAACGAAGCGTGGTTATCGTTTCGATCGTAAGAAGATTGGGCGTATAGGTAATCCGGCGGCATTACCGGTAACGCGGGGGCAGATGCGTTTTGAAACGGAGCATTTACTTGGCAAGCTCCGGGTGCGGTGTCGGGAAAAGTTTCAGGATGTAAAGAAGCGGAAGCGGATCAGGCCCCACCCCATATTTGTTATCACCGGGGGAGATTTGGAGAAATGGGAGAGAGCGACTTTACAACGGGTTCAGGTGGGAAGGAAAAGGAAGTGA